In the genome of Gloeotrichia echinulata CP02, one region contains:
- a CDS encoding transposase has translation MRGKARVWGQPKALDILYRHGKWYASIVLDIDEVLLKNSRKTDNGIIAIDLGCNDAIAWTDGVENGLVPAPRFFRKAEEKNKQLSKGKRRKRSPNFKKKIKASRRWKKTQKLISKLSRKVANQRQNFVHQETTRIISGNSTVVTEKLEVRKMSAKAKKGKRKKQKSGLNKSILDVGMGMIKDALKAKLSDVGGLFVEVPTRQVKPSQTCPKCGHQEKKTLDQREHICRNCGYTQQRDIASAEVMLLWHSKNLQGLGTNLKDIDDSGSTSDTKKRKQTGSLKQLGQKKRQKSCSTGGDVETPPSTFA, from the coding sequence ATGAGAGGAAAAGCTAGAGTTTGGGGACAACCCAAAGCTTTAGACATCCTTTATCGGCACGGGAAATGGTACGCCTCCATAGTTTTAGATATTGATGAAGTTCTCTTAAAAAATAGTCGGAAAACTGACAATGGTATTATTGCCATTGATTTAGGTTGTAACGATGCAATTGCTTGGACAGATGGTGTAGAAAATGGCTTAGTTCCTGCTCCTAGGTTTTTTCGCAAAGCGGAAGAAAAGAATAAACAATTAAGCAAAGGCAAGCGTCGCAAACGTTCCCCTAATTTCAAAAAGAAAATTAAGGCTTCTAGAAGGTGGAAGAAAACACAAAAGTTAATTAGTAAACTTTCGAGAAAAGTTGCTAACCAACGCCAGAATTTCGTTCATCAAGAAACTACACGGATAATTAGCGGTAACAGCACGGTAGTAACTGAAAAACTAGAAGTCAGAAAAATGAGTGCCAAAGCCAAAAAAGGCAAACGAAAGAAACAAAAATCTGGTCTAAATAAATCAATTCTTGATGTGGGAATGGGAATGATAAAAGATGCTCTAAAAGCAAAATTATCAGATGTTGGTGGGTTATTTGTAGAAGTGCCTACACGTCAGGTAAAACCATCCCAAACTTGCCCTAAATGTGGGCATCAAGAAAAGAAAACTTTAGACCAGCGAGAACATATTTGCCGGAATTGTGGATACACCCAACAAAGGGATATAGCATCAGCAGAAGTGATGTTACTTTGGCATTCAAAGAATCTACAGGGGCTAGGAACTAACCTCAAAGACATAGATGATTCTGGCTCTACTTCAGATACCAAAAAGCGAAAGCAGACTGGAAGTCTAAAGCAACTAGGTCAAAAGAAACGTCAAAAATCTTGCTCTACGGGTGGGGATGTAGAAACCCCGCCCTCCACGTTCGCGTAG